A stretch of Usitatibacter palustris DNA encodes these proteins:
- a CDS encoding DUF1329 domain-containing protein translates to MIAITKKAAGLLAAGVALAMPAAAELSAADLAKLGTTLTPLGGEKAGNAAGTIPAWDGGITKPVAGYKPGGHFVDPFPTDKPLLTIDGKNADQYKDKIPAGAYAMLKKYPAYKMVVYPTHRTASAPEGHYKETKDCAAKAKLSAGGNGVVGCVGGVPFPIPKDGNEAIWNSTLRYRGDTFAMHWSQAAVTRTGDYALVKFEYEYDFQYGNLSKPVATREPNKVLNYLQSTTAPARLAGQILLVHETVDQNAQPRSAWTYNPGQRRVRLAPNVAYDNPGTAADGLRTNDDFGMFNGATDRYNWKLVGKKEMYIPYNSYKLSDPKLTYADILKPGHINQDLARYELHRVWVVEATLKAGTSHIYSKRVFYLDEDSWLAVASDKYDGRNELWRYAEFHSENWYNIPTIFGTIEVHNDLQSGRYIAMGLRSEEKLIYEPIKRTQADYTPANLRGTGTR, encoded by the coding sequence ATGATCGCAATTACGAAAAAAGCGGCCGGCCTGCTGGCCGCGGGCGTCGCGCTGGCCATGCCCGCTGCCGCTGAATTGTCGGCGGCGGACCTCGCCAAGCTCGGCACCACGCTGACGCCGCTCGGTGGCGAGAAGGCTGGAAACGCAGCAGGCACCATTCCCGCGTGGGATGGCGGCATCACGAAACCCGTCGCCGGCTACAAGCCCGGCGGGCACTTCGTCGATCCGTTCCCCACCGACAAGCCGCTGCTCACCATCGATGGCAAGAACGCCGACCAGTACAAGGACAAGATCCCGGCGGGCGCGTACGCGATGCTGAAGAAGTATCCCGCGTACAAGATGGTCGTGTACCCGACGCATCGCACCGCGTCCGCACCCGAAGGTCACTACAAGGAAACGAAGGACTGCGCGGCCAAGGCGAAGCTCTCCGCCGGCGGCAACGGCGTGGTCGGCTGCGTCGGTGGCGTTCCGTTCCCGATCCCGAAGGACGGCAACGAGGCGATCTGGAACTCGACGCTGCGTTACCGCGGCGACACGTTCGCGATGCACTGGTCGCAGGCCGCGGTCACCCGCACCGGCGACTACGCGCTCGTGAAGTTCGAGTATGAATACGACTTCCAGTACGGCAACCTCTCGAAGCCCGTCGCCACGCGCGAGCCCAACAAGGTCCTGAATTACCTGCAAAGCACCACGGCGCCCGCGCGCCTGGCAGGGCAGATCCTGCTGGTGCACGAGACGGTGGACCAGAACGCGCAGCCCCGCTCCGCATGGACGTACAACCCGGGCCAGCGCCGCGTGAGGCTCGCGCCGAACGTCGCGTACGACAACCCGGGCACGGCGGCCGACGGACTGCGCACCAACGACGACTTCGGCATGTTCAACGGCGCGACCGACCGCTACAACTGGAAGCTCGTGGGCAAGAAGGAGATGTACATCCCGTACAACTCGTACAAGCTCTCGGATCCGAAGCTCACGTATGCGGACATCCTCAAGCCGGGCCACATCAACCAGGACCTCGCGCGCTACGAGCTGCATCGCGTCTGGGTCGTGGAAGCCACGCTCAAGGCGGGCACCAGCCACATCTACTCGAAGCGCGTCTTCTACCTGGACGAGGATAGCTGGCTCGCCGTCGCCTCCGACAAGTACGACGGCCGCAACGAGCTCTGGCGCTATGCCGAGTTCCACAGCGAGAACTGGTACAACATCCCGACGATCTTCGGCACGATCGAGGTCCACAACGACCTCCAGTCGGGCCGCTACATCGCCATGGGCCTGCGCAGCGAAGAGAAGCTCATCTACGAACCGATCAAGCGCACGCAGGCGGACTACACGCCGGCGAACCTCCGCGGTACGGGAACGCGCTAA
- a CDS encoding acetyl-CoA C-acyltransferase → MTRQVQDAYIVAAVRTPVGKAPRGMFRNVRPDDLLAHVLKGVMAQVPGLDPKDVADVVVGCAMPEAEQGMNVARIGVLLAGFPDNVPAMTINRFCSSGVQAVAIAADRIRTGDDDVVIAAGTESMSMVPMMGNKIALNDAVFTKDENVAIAYGMGITAENVAKQWKVTREEQDAFALASHQKAAAAIAAGAFRDEIVPYTVESAAPDIASGKVVRRSKIADTDEGPRLDSTLEGLAKLKTVFAAKGSVTAGNSSQMSDGAAAVILMSERALKRYGVKPMARFMGFAVAGVPPEIMGIGPIKAIPKVLSQCGIAKEKLDWIELNEAFAAQALAVIKDLGLDPAKVNPQGGAIALGHPLGATGAVRAATLVHGLRRSAGRYGMVTMCIGTGMGAAGLFESLA, encoded by the coding sequence ATGACAAGACAAGTCCAGGACGCCTACATCGTTGCCGCCGTGCGCACGCCCGTCGGCAAGGCTCCGCGCGGGATGTTCCGCAACGTCCGACCCGATGACCTCCTCGCCCACGTGCTGAAGGGCGTGATGGCCCAGGTGCCCGGCCTTGATCCGAAAGACGTCGCCGACGTCGTGGTCGGCTGTGCGATGCCCGAAGCCGAGCAGGGGATGAACGTCGCGCGCATCGGCGTGCTGCTCGCGGGATTTCCCGACAACGTTCCGGCGATGACGATCAACCGCTTCTGCTCGTCGGGCGTGCAGGCGGTTGCGATCGCCGCGGATCGCATCCGCACGGGCGATGACGATGTCGTGATCGCCGCGGGCACCGAGTCGATGTCGATGGTGCCGATGATGGGCAACAAGATCGCGCTCAACGACGCGGTGTTCACGAAGGACGAGAACGTCGCGATCGCCTACGGCATGGGCATCACCGCGGAAAACGTCGCGAAGCAGTGGAAGGTCACGCGCGAGGAGCAGGATGCGTTCGCGCTGGCGAGCCACCAGAAGGCCGCCGCCGCGATCGCCGCGGGCGCGTTCCGCGACGAGATCGTGCCCTACACGGTGGAATCGGCCGCACCCGACATTGCAAGCGGGAAAGTGGTGCGCCGCAGCAAGATCGCGGATACCGACGAAGGCCCGCGCCTCGACTCGACGCTCGAGGGCCTTGCCAAGCTGAAGACGGTCTTCGCGGCCAAAGGGAGCGTTACCGCGGGCAACAGCTCGCAGATGTCCGACGGCGCGGCCGCGGTGATCCTCATGAGTGAACGTGCGCTCAAGCGCTACGGCGTGAAACCGATGGCACGCTTCATGGGCTTCGCCGTCGCCGGCGTACCTCCGGAAATCATGGGAATCGGGCCGATCAAAGCGATTCCCAAGGTCCTTTCGCAGTGCGGAATCGCGAAGGAAAAGCTCGATTGGATCGAATTGAACGAGGCGTTCGCCGCCCAGGCACTCGCGGTCATCAAGGATCTCGGTCTCGATCCGGCGAAGGTCAATCCTCAGGGGGGCGCCATCGCGCTGGGCCATCCGCTCGGCGCCACCGGCGCGGTGCGCGCGGCCACTTTGGTGCACGGATTGCGCCGATCCGCAGGGCGGTACGGCATGGTCACGATGTGCATCGGAACGGGCATGGGTGCGGCGGGCCTCTTTGAGTCGCTCGCCTGA
- a CDS encoding DUF3592 domain-containing protein — protein sequence MKGKAGGALFMLLFSLPFAGVGLGAAYVLGQNVSDMFRAQDWVVVKAKVQSAELVSSRGSKGGTTYRAEGTYEYALGGQNYTGTRLGLDRMGGSDNIGDWHETMATYLKDAKAADKPITVYVNPDKPAEAVVDRDLRWAWVLFVGVFAVMFGGAGLGIFIAGLYAANAPARQKKAKDLRAGARGGAGVKSDGAGGTIGLWIFALIWNLISFPVAMIAVPELIEKGEYWGLFVLLFPIIGSFILWGAIQSTYLVLRRGSATLTVDPPRPAAGASFHGVMRFSRSVPAGERYNVELVCLKRGASSSSDGTRQLDVWSKTIEAQAVRGADGASKLSFRHQAPGNQPPTTPDDETGERYKWRIEIERIEPKGLPFGFEVEIAPRPHGALDSFAEPESLHSGSPASPANVLNPAMEAELAKLFGAQKYATMPKAQRELMARLTPQQREWSAKIHTWFPRIMKVVIALVILQFVVGGVVAIVGMINS from the coding sequence ATGAAGGGAAAAGCCGGCGGCGCGCTTTTCATGCTCCTGTTCTCGCTCCCGTTCGCGGGCGTGGGGCTCGGCGCGGCCTACGTGCTCGGCCAGAACGTCAGCGACATGTTCCGTGCGCAGGACTGGGTCGTCGTGAAGGCGAAAGTCCAGTCCGCGGAGCTCGTGAGCTCGCGCGGCAGCAAGGGCGGCACGACCTATCGCGCCGAAGGCACCTACGAGTACGCGCTCGGCGGGCAGAACTACACGGGCACGCGCCTGGGCCTCGACCGGATGGGCGGCTCCGACAACATCGGCGACTGGCACGAGACGATGGCGACCTACCTCAAGGACGCCAAGGCCGCGGACAAGCCGATCACGGTGTACGTGAACCCCGACAAGCCCGCCGAAGCGGTCGTCGATCGCGATTTGCGCTGGGCGTGGGTCCTGTTCGTCGGCGTCTTCGCCGTCATGTTCGGTGGCGCGGGCCTGGGAATCTTCATCGCCGGGCTCTATGCCGCGAATGCGCCGGCGCGCCAGAAGAAAGCGAAAGACCTTCGTGCGGGCGCGCGCGGGGGCGCCGGCGTCAAGTCCGACGGCGCGGGCGGCACGATCGGCTTGTGGATTTTCGCGCTCATCTGGAACCTGATCTCGTTTCCGGTGGCGATGATCGCGGTGCCCGAACTCATCGAGAAGGGCGAGTACTGGGGCCTCTTCGTGCTCCTCTTCCCGATCATCGGTTCGTTCATCCTCTGGGGTGCGATCCAGTCGACGTACCTGGTCCTGCGCCGTGGGTCGGCGACGCTCACCGTCGATCCGCCGCGCCCCGCCGCCGGCGCGAGCTTCCATGGCGTGATGCGCTTCTCGCGCAGCGTGCCCGCGGGCGAGCGCTACAACGTGGAGCTCGTGTGCCTCAAGCGTGGCGCGTCGAGCTCGAGCGACGGCACGCGCCAGCTCGACGTCTGGTCGAAGACGATCGAGGCGCAAGCCGTACGCGGCGCCGACGGCGCCTCGAAGCTTTCGTTTCGGCACCAGGCGCCGGGGAACCAGCCGCCCACGACGCCCGACGACGAGACGGGCGAGCGCTACAAGTGGCGCATCGAGATCGAGCGCATCGAGCCCAAGGGCCTGCCCTTCGGATTCGAAGTCGAGATCGCGCCCCGGCCCCACGGCGCGCTCGATTCATTCGCGGAACCCGAGTCCCTGCATTCCGGGTCGCCGGCATCGCCTGCCAACGTCCTCAACCCGGCGATGGAAGCGGAGCTCGCGAAGCTGTTCGGCGCGCAGAAGTACGCCACGATGCCCAAGGCGCAGCGCGAACTCATGGCGAGGCTCACGCCGCAACAGCGCGAGTGGTCGGCGAAGATCCACACGTGGTTCCCCCGCATCATGAAAGTCGTCATCGCGCTCGTCATCCTGCAGTTCGTCGTCGGCGGCGTGGTCGCGATCGTCGGCATGATCAATTCCTGA
- a CDS encoding DUF1302 domain-containing protein: protein MKFPNGLAVKPLVAALALCGAMPAFAYQFKTGDDFSASIDTTLTYGASWRAKSPDQNLIGQANGGTTRSVNEDDGNLNYKKGDMFSNAVKATVDLELKWKNFGFFGRGLMFYDFENADSDKLGPTGQDRLGKDVKGLDGFFYGSFDPMGKNLRVRVGSQVISWGESTFIPNGINVINPVDLSKLRIPGSELKEAFIPTMGVWASLELTKNASVEGFVLTNWDKVKLDPKGSYFSTNDAASDDATRVIVSFGRRQDEHFPVGNPVPPGIPGLSTTAVALYGAYNPAASVWAPRIADKDASDDGQWGVAFRYLAPELNNTEFGLFYMNYHSRTPYFTGIRGTPTSILTGGPLITPICGNAALRSLCHTGTARYFVEYPEDIHLVGLSFNTAGPQGVALQGEVAYRSNLPVQLSTTELIMAALGIPNLITGYTQIPGQPVGATAATLVPEGTVIPGYMRLKSTQAQMTATKSFPSTMGADTLVLVGEIGGTWFHNLPSDQKFAGPATYLPATQLGALAGSAFSVQETGYLTSYSWGYRLAARMDYSNALYSGTLSPRIAWSHDVKGVSPTFNQGTKAVSLGLAWDYQKRWIVDAQWTDFSGGRTYCGTDTLPAGTVLPPGQSASWCSSANPLKDRGFYSFSVSYAF, encoded by the coding sequence ATGAAATTTCCCAACGGCCTTGCCGTGAAACCGCTCGTGGCTGCGCTCGCGCTCTGTGGCGCGATGCCGGCATTCGCCTATCAGTTCAAGACAGGTGACGATTTCAGCGCGAGCATCGACACGACACTCACGTATGGCGCTTCGTGGCGCGCGAAGTCACCCGACCAGAACCTTATCGGCCAGGCGAACGGCGGCACGACGCGTTCGGTGAACGAGGACGACGGCAACCTCAACTACAAGAAGGGCGACATGTTCTCGAACGCCGTGAAGGCGACCGTGGACCTCGAGCTCAAGTGGAAGAACTTCGGTTTCTTCGGCCGCGGCCTGATGTTCTATGACTTCGAGAACGCCGACAGCGACAAGCTCGGCCCGACGGGCCAGGATCGCCTGGGCAAGGACGTGAAGGGCCTCGACGGCTTCTTCTACGGTTCCTTCGATCCGATGGGCAAGAACCTGCGCGTGCGCGTCGGCAGCCAGGTGATCAGCTGGGGCGAAAGCACGTTCATCCCCAACGGCATCAACGTGATCAACCCGGTCGACCTCTCGAAGCTGCGCATTCCCGGTTCGGAGCTGAAGGAAGCGTTCATTCCGACGATGGGCGTGTGGGCGAGCCTCGAGCTCACGAAGAACGCGTCGGTCGAAGGCTTCGTCCTCACCAACTGGGACAAGGTGAAGCTCGATCCGAAGGGTTCGTACTTCTCCACCAACGACGCCGCATCCGACGATGCCACGCGCGTCATCGTGTCGTTCGGCCGTCGCCAGGACGAGCACTTCCCGGTGGGCAACCCGGTGCCGCCGGGAATCCCGGGCCTCAGCACCACGGCGGTCGCGCTCTATGGCGCGTATAACCCAGCCGCTTCGGTGTGGGCGCCGCGCATCGCCGACAAGGATGCGAGCGATGACGGCCAGTGGGGTGTCGCGTTCCGTTACCTCGCGCCCGAGCTCAACAACACCGAGTTCGGCCTGTTCTACATGAACTACCACAGCCGCACGCCGTACTTCACCGGCATCCGCGGCACGCCGACGTCCATCCTCACGGGCGGCCCGCTGATCACGCCGATCTGCGGCAACGCGGCGCTGCGTTCGCTCTGCCACACGGGAACGGCGCGGTACTTCGTCGAGTATCCGGAAGACATCCACCTCGTCGGCCTGAGCTTCAACACGGCCGGTCCCCAGGGCGTCGCGCTGCAGGGTGAAGTGGCTTATCGCTCGAACCTGCCGGTGCAACTCTCGACGACCGAGCTGATCATGGCCGCGCTGGGCATCCCGAACCTGATCACGGGCTACACGCAGATCCCGGGACAGCCGGTCGGCGCAACGGCCGCGACGCTGGTTCCGGAAGGTACGGTGATCCCCGGCTACATGCGGCTCAAGTCGACCCAGGCGCAGATGACCGCGACCAAGTCGTTCCCGAGCACCATGGGCGCGGACACGCTGGTGCTCGTCGGCGAAATCGGCGGGACGTGGTTCCACAACCTGCCGTCCGACCAGAAGTTCGCAGGCCCCGCGACCTACCTGCCGGCCACGCAGCTCGGTGCCCTTGCCGGCAGCGCCTTCTCGGTGCAGGAGACGGGTTACCTCACGTCGTACTCGTGGGGCTACCGGCTCGCGGCGCGCATGGACTACAGCAACGCGCTCTATAGCGGCACGCTCTCGCCGCGCATTGCCTGGTCGCATGACGTGAAGGGTGTCAGCCCGACGTTCAACCAGGGCACGAAGGCGGTGTCGCTGGGCCTGGCGTGGGACTACCAGAAGCGCTGGATCGTCGATGCCCAGTGGACGGACTTCTCGGGCGGACGCACGTACTGCGGCACGGACACGTTGCCTGCCGGCACGGTATTGCCGCCGGGACAAAGCGCGTCCTGGTGCTCGAGCGCGAACCCGCTGAAGGATCGCGGCTTCTACTCGTTCAGCGTCAGCTACGCGTTCTGA
- a CDS encoding WD40/YVTN/BNR-like repeat-containing protein: MTRIVVAMAVGLGLAVGAWAKDAETVLPATGPISKTSMQRLLLTDGARVGNRVVAVGDRGYIVFSDDNGTSWKRAKAPDGALLTSVEFIDAKRGWAVGHDSVILATVDGGESWTQQFSAPSEQRPLLDIHLTSPEAGLAVGAYGAFYDTADGGKTWTARKVVADDKHLNAIVKLADGKLLILGEAGTMLVSADAGKTWTALTSPYKGSFFGGLPTADGGLVAFGLRGRIYRSPDGGKSWKQIDNTSVATLMGGTLLPDGALVVAGNAGTVLVSRDQGNSFVPLATGTTRAFSKALLGAPNAVLLLGEAGAREVPLPSAPR; encoded by the coding sequence ATGACAAGAATCGTGGTTGCCATGGCGGTCGGCCTCGGGCTGGCCGTGGGCGCTTGGGCCAAGGACGCCGAAACGGTGCTCCCGGCCACCGGACCGATCTCGAAGACCAGCATGCAGCGCCTGCTCCTCACGGACGGCGCGCGCGTGGGCAACCGCGTCGTCGCGGTCGGCGATCGCGGCTACATCGTCTTCAGCGATGACAACGGCACTTCGTGGAAGCGGGCCAAGGCACCCGACGGCGCGCTGCTGACCTCGGTCGAGTTCATCGACGCCAAGCGCGGCTGGGCCGTGGGCCACGATTCGGTGATCCTCGCCACGGTCGACGGCGGCGAATCCTGGACGCAGCAATTCTCCGCGCCCTCCGAGCAGCGTCCGCTCCTCGATATCCATCTCACCAGCCCGGAGGCAGGCCTCGCGGTCGGCGCCTACGGCGCGTTCTACGACACGGCCGACGGCGGCAAGACCTGGACCGCCCGCAAGGTGGTGGCCGACGACAAGCACCTCAATGCGATCGTGAAGCTCGCCGACGGCAAGCTGCTGATCCTGGGCGAGGCCGGCACGATGCTCGTCTCCGCAGATGCCGGCAAGACCTGGACCGCGCTCACGTCGCCGTACAAGGGCTCGTTCTTCGGCGGGCTGCCCACCGCGGACGGCGGCCTCGTCGCCTTCGGCCTGCGCGGGCGCATCTATCGCTCCCCCGACGGCGGCAAGAGCTGGAAGCAGATCGACAACACCTCGGTGGCGACGCTCATGGGCGGAACGCTCCTGCCCGATGGAGCGCTCGTGGTCGCCGGCAACGCGGGCACGGTGCTCGTGTCGCGCGACCAGGGCAACTCGTTCGTTCCGCTCGCGACGGGCACGACGCGCGCGTTCTCGAAGGCGCTGCTCGGCGCGCCCAATGCGGTATTGCTGCTGGGCGAAGCGGGGGCACGCGAAGTGCCGCTCCCTTCGGCCCCGCGCTGA
- a CDS encoding MOSC domain-containing protein: protein MPITLTALNIYPVKSLAGIPLTESEMTPRGLRHDRRFMVVDPAGQFFTQREHPKMATIWTEIDAEMLRLAAADSGEVELPAEPVDGDAMRVLVWNSTVDAIAPSPEADAWLTDYLGTPARLVYMPDHSRRPVSEKYAPSHIVGFADGFPFLVISEASLADLNSRLAHPVPMNRFRPNLVVSGTGAFAEDGWKRFRVGAAALEMSKPCGRCQITTTDQVTGEVTGPEPLATLGTYRNSDVFGTCFGMNAVTVSPARIRVGDTVITE, encoded by the coding sequence ATGCCCATCACCCTCACCGCCCTGAACATCTACCCCGTGAAGAGCCTCGCGGGAATCCCGCTCACCGAGTCCGAGATGACTCCCCGGGGCCTGCGCCACGACCGGCGCTTCATGGTCGTCGATCCGGCCGGACAGTTCTTCACGCAGCGCGAACATCCGAAGATGGCCACGATCTGGACGGAGATCGACGCTGAGATGCTGCGGTTGGCCGCCGCGGATTCAGGCGAGGTCGAACTACCGGCGGAGCCCGTAGACGGCGACGCGATGCGGGTGCTGGTCTGGAACAGCACGGTCGATGCGATCGCACCCTCGCCCGAGGCCGATGCCTGGCTCACCGACTACCTCGGGACTCCTGCCCGCCTCGTCTACATGCCCGATCACTCGCGCCGCCCGGTGAGCGAAAAATACGCGCCGTCGCACATCGTGGGGTTCGCCGATGGCTTCCCGTTCCTCGTGATCAGCGAAGCCTCGCTCGCGGACTTGAACTCGCGCCTCGCGCATCCTGTGCCCATGAATCGCTTCCGGCCCAACCTCGTGGTCTCGGGTACCGGCGCGTTCGCGGAAGACGGGTGGAAGCGTTTTCGCGTGGGCGCCGCCGCGCTCGAGATGTCGAAGCCCTGCGGGCGGTGCCAGATCACGACAACGGACCAGGTCACGGGAGAAGTGACGGGCCCTGAACCGCTGGCGACGCTGGGCACCTATCGCAACAGCGACGTGTTCGGCACCTGCTTCGGAATGAACGCGGTGACGGTGTCGCCGGCGCGCATTCGCGTCGGCGACACCGTCATCACGGAGTAG
- a CDS encoding efflux RND transporter permease subunit — protein MTLTTFIQKASGIVFDHRKTWLIVFAVLTVLFAASASRLVVDAGFNKMVPLKHPYMQVYRDYQKDFGSANRVAIALVQKDGNIFNKEYMQKLKALTDDVFLLNGVDRPSVKSLFTPNTRFIEVIEEGFAGGNVIPATFQGTDKDLETVRGNVQKSTEIGRSVATDFTGALVSAALLEVDPQTSQRLNYFEVAAKLEALRDKYSSDKHSVHIIGFAKAIGDIRDGARGVVMFFGIAFVITLVLMLWFVKDVKLTLVAIVVAMMPVLWLLGTLPLLGFGIDPLSILVPFLIFSIGVSHAVQMTKTWEREVVGGADSLTAAKRSFSKLFIPGTLALLTNVLGFAVIMLIPIDIVRELGITASLGVAWMIITNKMLLPIMLSHLSLSKGAAAKEAYQESRVDKIWHAAARCVERPRAAIIIAAAAVIGVIGIWKAHDLKVGDYGVGVPELRPASRYNQDNAKIVEKFAIGVNTLGVVAQTKGVQGACTNYDVMSVIERFDWYMQNVPGTQSVISLPGMAKMVNAGFNEGNLKWRQLPRDNQVMAQSVTPIDTSTGLLNTDCSAMQVLVNTSDQQGETIARLVQEVKNFSAANPSDKVEFKLATGNMGVTAATNEAVDKARWEMTFFIFGALLIMCMITFRSLRATLCILIPLALVSILCEALMPVLGIGLKVSTLPVIALGVGVGVDYGIYLYDRIEIHLEEGKSLSTAFFEALNERGTAMVFTAVTMTIGVGTWVLSALKFQADMGILLAFMFFLNMLGALFLLPAMAAFLLKPHPVANPRP, from the coding sequence ATGACGCTCACTACGTTCATCCAGAAAGCCTCCGGGATCGTCTTCGACCATCGCAAGACCTGGCTCATCGTCTTCGCGGTGCTCACGGTGCTCTTCGCCGCTTCGGCTTCGCGCCTGGTGGTCGATGCGGGCTTCAACAAGATGGTGCCGCTCAAGCACCCGTACATGCAGGTGTATCGCGACTACCAGAAGGATTTCGGGAGTGCCAACCGCGTGGCGATCGCGCTGGTGCAGAAGGACGGCAACATCTTCAACAAGGAGTACATGCAGAAGCTGAAGGCGCTCACCGACGACGTCTTCCTGCTCAACGGCGTGGATCGCCCCTCGGTGAAGTCGCTCTTCACGCCCAACACGCGCTTCATCGAGGTGATCGAGGAAGGCTTCGCGGGCGGCAACGTGATCCCGGCCACGTTCCAGGGAACCGACAAGGATCTCGAGACCGTGCGCGGCAACGTGCAGAAGTCCACGGAGATCGGCCGTTCGGTCGCCACGGACTTCACCGGCGCATTGGTGAGCGCGGCGCTGCTGGAAGTCGATCCGCAGACCAGCCAGCGACTGAATTATTTCGAAGTGGCGGCGAAGCTCGAGGCGCTGCGCGACAAGTATTCGAGCGACAAGCACAGCGTGCACATCATCGGCTTCGCCAAGGCGATCGGCGATATCCGCGACGGCGCACGCGGCGTGGTCATGTTCTTCGGCATCGCCTTCGTGATCACGCTCGTCCTCATGCTGTGGTTCGTGAAGGACGTGAAGCTCACGCTCGTGGCCATCGTCGTCGCGATGATGCCCGTGCTCTGGCTCCTGGGCACGCTGCCGCTGCTGGGCTTCGGCATCGATCCGCTCTCGATCCTCGTGCCGTTCCTCATCTTCTCCATCGGCGTCTCGCACGCGGTGCAGATGACCAAGACGTGGGAGCGGGAAGTCGTCGGCGGCGCGGACAGCCTCACGGCCGCCAAGCGCTCGTTCTCGAAGCTCTTCATTCCGGGAACGCTGGCGCTCCTCACCAACGTGCTGGGCTTCGCGGTGATCATGCTCATCCCGATCGACATCGTGCGCGAACTCGGGATCACCGCGTCGCTGGGTGTCGCCTGGATGATCATCACCAACAAGATGCTCCTGCCGATCATGCTGTCGCACCTGAGCCTTTCGAAGGGCGCGGCGGCCAAGGAGGCGTACCAGGAAAGCCGCGTCGACAAGATCTGGCATGCGGCCGCGCGCTGCGTCGAGCGCCCGCGCGCGGCGATCATCATTGCCGCGGCCGCGGTGATCGGCGTGATCGGCATATGGAAGGCGCACGACCTCAAGGTCGGCGACTACGGCGTGGGTGTTCCCGAGCTGCGACCCGCATCGCGCTACAACCAGGACAACGCGAAGATCGTCGAGAAGTTCGCGATCGGCGTGAACACGCTCGGTGTCGTCGCGCAGACCAAGGGCGTGCAGGGCGCGTGCACCAACTACGACGTCATGAGCGTGATCGAACGCTTCGACTGGTATATGCAGAACGTCCCGGGCACGCAGTCGGTGATCTCGCTGCCGGGCATGGCGAAGATGGTCAACGCGGGCTTCAACGAGGGCAACCTCAAGTGGCGCCAGCTGCCGCGCGACAACCAGGTGATGGCGCAGAGCGTCACGCCGATCGACACCTCGACGGGCCTGCTCAACACCGACTGCAGCGCGATGCAGGTGCTCGTGAACACGAGCGACCAGCAGGGCGAGACCATCGCGCGCCTTGTACAAGAGGTGAAGAACTTCTCGGCGGCCAATCCTTCCGACAAGGTCGAGTTCAAGCTCGCCACCGGCAACATGGGCGTGACGGCCGCGACCAACGAGGCCGTGGACAAGGCGCGCTGGGAGATGACGTTCTTCATCTTCGGCGCGTTGCTGATCATGTGCATGATCACGTTCCGCAGCCTGCGCGCAACGCTTTGCATCCTCATCCCGCTCGCCCTCGTGTCGATCCTGTGCGAAGCGCTCATGCCGGTGCTCGGCATCGGCCTCAAGGTCTCCACGCTGCCGGTGATCGCGCTGGGTGTGGGCGTTGGCGTCGACTACGGCATCTATCTCTACGACCGCATCGAGATCCACCTCGAGGAGGGCAAGTCGCTCTCCACCGCGTTCTTCGAGGCGCTCAACGAGCGCGGCACGGCGATGGTGTTCACGGCGGTGACGATGACGATCGGTGTCGGCACCTGGGTGCTCTCCGCCCTCAAGTTCCAGGCTGACATGGGGATCCTGCTCGCCTTCATGTTCTTCCTGAACATGCTCGGCGCGCTCTTCCTGCTGCCGGCGATGGCGGCGTTCCTGCTCAAGCCCCATCCGGTGGCCAACCCCCGGCCCTGA